A segment of the Candidatus Poribacteria bacterium genome:
AAGTACGCTGCGAGTTCATGTTCATTGCGTTTTTCGGCGATTTGTGCGAGAATCAAACGCATCCCGACAAGTTTGAGTTTTGCTTGTGCAAGTTCATCCAGATCGGCTTCAAACCGTTTTTGTAGATGGTCTGCGTCTCGTGGGTGTAACTGTGAATAACTTGGCCACACCGGCTTCGCCATCACCTGTTTCAACCGTTTTAGGCTTTCAATCAGGTTTTCTTGCTCTTGTGGGGATAATTGTCCAAAAGTGCTTTCCCAAAAGTTTGTCGCGTGTGCGACACCCTCTCGGAAAAGTTGTTCAGACTGTGGCGTGAGTCTAATCCGCGCACGTCTCCGATCCTCATCACATTTACGACGGACGACCCAACCGTGCCGTTCAAGACGACTGACTAAGGCGGATGTTGTATTATGGGCAAGACCCAAGTGCTCGCCGAGTTCACTCACTGACATACCAGCCTCACGCCCATACCAATGAAGATGTTGGAGAGCGTTAAACTGGACAATCGTCAGCCGATTCGGGACGACTTCCTGAATAAACCTGGATTTGACGGCCGCTTGTGCATGACGCATCACACGCATCACGACATCAATTTCATTATGGAATTCCTGGTCTTTAGACATTTTTTGGCGGTACTTTCAAGCCAAACTTACTGTTGAGTGAAGGTCGGCGGTGTAGGGTGTTGCTTTCAAGCCCCTGTTAAATCACAAAAAGTTATTATATCCTATATTGGATACATTTTCCGTCGTATGCGATGAAATAATTATACACCGACTTTCTCCAGATGTCAAGTTAAACCGCAAAGAAATAGTAAACTTCAGTGTTTTTTCATCTAAACTCGGGATTTTTGCTAAAATTCTCTGCATTTTTCACAAAATTAGCAGTTTTAGTTACTGCCGACGAGACGCTGTGCCTTCATTTTCCGCTTTCGTTTCGATTTCGACTTAGGTTTCGGTGCGTTAGTTTGGGTGTGTTGCGTTTCTTGGTTATTTTGGGTCGGTTGATTCACTTGAGATGCTGTCGGAAGCACGCCATCGCGATGATCGTGATCGCGTGACTTCCGAAGTTGCTGCTGTGCCGCGTACTCGGCATAGTTGCCTTTGAAAAGTTCCGCAGTCCCACCGGGTTTACCGTCAAAAATTAACAATTTTGTTGCGAGGTTGTTTAGCAAATACCGATCATGAGAAATGATAAAAAGCGTTGCTGGGTATTCCGCCAGTGCTGCTTCCAATGCCTCACGTGCTGGGATGTCGAGATGGTTCGTTGGTTCATCAAGAAGTAGAACATTCGCATTCGCTAATAGCAACTTCGCGAGTAGTACGCGACTCTGCTCTCCTCCGCTTAGGTTCCCGATCCTTTTGAACACATCATCACCTGAAAATAGAAACTTACTCAAGAAACTACGTATTTCGCCTTGTGTATGCTTTGGTCGGAGTGCAGAGATTTCGTCAATAATTTCGTTGTCCGGGTTAAGTCCCTCTAATTCTTGTGCATAGTACCCAAATTTGAGCGTAGGACCTACCCACATTTCCCCCTCGGTTGGTGTTTCATCACCTAACATCATTCGGAAGAACGTTGTTTTTCCGGTGCCGTTTGCCCCGATAATTCCGATAACATCGCGACGGTATACCTCACAATTCAAATCCGCGAAAATGACCTTGTCACCAAATGCTTTGCCAACATTTTGGCATCGGAGGATGTCATTTCCACCACGAGTTTCCGGCGTGAAACTGAGGCTGAGAGTGGCCGCATCGGATTTCGGTTTTTCGACCCTTTCCAAACGGTTCAGTTTTTTCTGTCTACCTTGTGCCTCTCGTGTGCGTTGCCCCGCCATGTTGCGGCGAATAAAGTCCTCTTCGTGTTCAATGAACGCCCGTTGTTTTTTGAATGATCGTTCTGCGACTAATTGTTCAACCCTTTTTGTTTCGACGTACTTGGAGTAGTTTCCACGATAAATTTTTATCTGGTGTTCTTCGAGTTCCCAAACCTTGCGGACGACCTTATCTAAGAAGTACCGATCGTGTGAGACAACGAGGACTGCTCCGTTGTATTCGACGTTGAGATAGTTTTCGAGCCACTCAATCCCGTTGATGTCAAGATGATTCGTGGGTTCGTCAAAAAGTAGTATATCTGGCTTTTCGAGGAGTAGTTTCGCGAGTGTTGCTCGGCTTTTCTGTCCACCACTGAGGACACCAATCGGGAGATTGAAGTCCAGTTCACTAAAACCTAAGCCGCCGAGGATACGATTAATCTCGTGTTCATAATCGTAACCGCCAAGTCGTTCGTGCTGTTCTTGAATCCGAGCGTAAGATGCTAAAAGGTTTGGTGCTTCTTCTGTTTCCATCTCCTCTGCGAGTAGAAGCATCTTGTCTTCAAGTGCCCGCCGTTTTTCAAAAACTTTGAGCATCTCTTGTCTTAAAGTGCAGTCACGTGCGAGATCCGGTTCTTGACTGAGGTAGCCGATACGCAGTCCCTTCGCGGAAATAACTTTCCCTTTAAAATTAGCAAGCAAACCGTTTATAATTTTAAGTAACGTTGTTTTTCCGGTTCCGTTACGGCCAATTAATCCGAGTCGATCTCCATGCTCAATTGAAACCGAAATATCGTCGAGGATCAGGTCTGGATCGTACAATTTGGTGACGTTTTCTAATCGTATTAAAGACATGTTTTAATTTTACCTTGCGGAGAAACGAGGTGCGTTAGGACTTTGAAGCACGTTTCTCAAATCCACCCTCCAAATGTAAAGCAAAGACAAATTATGCCATTTAAGGAGACCTAATTTCATTACGGGCTACGGTTTTGGATTGCATCTCTAACACCTATAACCAACTGCTATGAAGCCGAAGCTCCTACCTTTAGGTAGTGGGTGGTATCACGAAGTTTAAATTGAGCACTACGGGTAATCATTTCCTGATATGTATTGGCGCGATGTGGGTCTGGACGACGGATATTAAATTGCCTGAATCGCCAGAAAGCTATGGAGAGGGCGGCATAGTGAACAAAACAATCTAAACACTGCCGCTCATTTTCTGTCAACGGACGCAAGGCATTGTAAGCGTCTAAAAATCGCTGGGCAGCTTCAAGATTTAGTTGATTCTCTGGTGTGTAACAACAACCAATAAGCGTCATTCCAACATCGATCAGTAATGTGTCATAACATCCTTCCTCAAAATCGAGAATCGCAACCATCTGATCGCCGTCGAAAAGGGCATTATCCAAAAAAAGGTCTCCGTGTAGAAGCCCCATCGGGAGTGGCGCGTTGAGTTGTGGTTCCATCGACTCCAATTGCGATTTCAACGATTCAACGAAAGGATGCGTGGCGAATGGCGTGCCGTGGATCTCCTCGAAAAAGGGGATCATTTGTGAAATCCCCATTGCGAAACGGGGCAGCCCGGCGATTGGTGGAGTGCAATGCAGTTTTGCCAACGCCTCACCGAGTTGTGCCAACGTCCCTGGTGAGGATTCTGGTTGTTCCCCTTGCAGGAACGGATAAAGCATCACACTGCCGAATGTCTCCTGTGTGAGGTGTTTCTGGTCTTTCGTTGGAATGGGATATACCGTCGGATACGCATGTTGGTGGAGATGTTGCAACAGCGTAATTTGCATGTTGAGTTCTATCGAATCTTTTTCATCACAGATTTTAAGCAGAAATTCCCCGTCTGTGGTCGTCAGTTTAAAGTTGCTGTTCCCAAATCCGCCGGGAATCTCCTCGAGTTTCAGTGCCGTGCCAATCAGATATTGTGAAACGATGCGGTCGAGTTCTGTAGGTGAAAGGGTTGTGTAGCGTGCCATATTTTGTCGCTGAGGTCTTGCTAATTGGATTCAGTGTCTTTCTCTAATTCTTGAAATTCTGGAGAGTTACGAATGTGGTCAAATGCAGGTTCGGTTTTCGCGGCGGAAAGTGCTGCCTTGTCCACGCGAATTGCCTCACGCAACGAGGCAATTGAGAGACCTTTCTCTGCCCTATGTGAATAGGCAACAGCGAGGTTGTAATGTGCCTTCGCGAAGTCAGCATCTAACTGAGTGGCGCGCTCCCATGCTTGAATCGCTTTGTCGAGTTCCCCTAAATTTCCATAGACAACGCCTAATGTGAAAAATGGCATTACCCACCCGGGTTCATTTTCGATTGCCAAGCTGAGTTCCATGATGGCTTGTCCAAAGTCGCCATCGTTGGCATACGCCATGCCCCAATTATAGTGTGCGACGGCAACGGAGTTCGGTTCAGGTGCGTCTGTGCTTTGTGAATAAGGAATCGCTTTCGGACCGCATGCAGTGAAACAAAGCATCAAACCTGTAATTAACATTAACCCACTCAGGGGTAGTTTGTTCAGTCCATATAGAAGAGCCATAATTTTCCTCCATCTTTCCGTTAAATTTTAGCAGAAGATAAGATTGGAATCAAGGGGTCTCCGATTTTTCCACGTAGATGGCATAGACTTTTGGGTCTTCTGGACGGATTCCGACGTAATTCAGCCTAATTCGGATTGGACCATGCCTCCCGTCAATCTGTTTCCCGTTTTTCCATGCCACCGTCTGATGAAAACCCGATGTGAGGGGGAGGCAGTCTTCTCTGGTATACCCTTCGATGGGTTGAAAACGCTCGTCTAAGATGTCGAGTGTAACCTGACTGTATTCCGATAAACCTTCGACATTCAGTGCCACCGTGCAAGACTGTCCTTCAAGGTCAATGGGTGCCGAAATTACGTGGTGAGGTTCATCTGTTTTTCGACGCATATCTGCCGCTTGGAAATAGCCGAGCCGATCGCGTTTCCACGTTGCGATCCGGACACCGTTACTCAGTTGCTCTGGCCACGGGGCATACCAGAAAAGCGTTTCATCACCAACGTTCTCAAAGCCTTGTCCCTGCATAAGTGCGGCGTGTTTGAAATTCATCGGTGTTGGGAGATGCTCAAAATCGTCTTCTGCCGCTTCTACCATCTGAAAATCTGGAATCGGTTCGCGATAATGCAGAGCGTCGTTGCTGACAACCAAACCGAGATCCATCGTCACGTGCCGACGATCGTTATTTTCCGGTCCGTGCCACTGCCCATAAAAACCGAGAATCACATTCCCACGATTCCAGAGTGCCGCACCGAGATGGACCTGTTCCCCTTGGTGTGCCCCGGACACTACAGATCTTGGTGGGATATTGCCCCTCCTGAACCCTAAGCACGATGCCTCGATCCAATGTTCAAAATCGTAGGACGCATACATCACCATCTGCCGTGTGGGACCGATATGGCTTCCACCGTGCGCGCTCAGATAGTAGCATCCGTTGAATTTCGTAACACCGGACATCTCACAGGAGGGTGGATTCGGGTGCCGTTCCGCTTCGCGCCATTGAAGTCCGTCTTCACTGAACATGACTGCGAATTTTGGGGAATATTTCGAGGTCTCAATAATAGCTTTGAACCGACGTGTCGGATCGGGGTCGTCTGGCTCATAATACACCACACACGCCTGAATATGGTATTGTCCATCCTGTATATCGACGAGATTGTTTTGAGTGGAGCCGTTATATGCTACCAGTCCGAGTTCCGGTTTCTCCCAGTTGTATCCATCACGGCTTTTTGCGAAACACACCCTTTGGTGCCAACTTTCGTCGTCTCCGTGTCCGAGATACCACATATAGAGTTCGTCGCCGACGCGGTGAACAGACCCGTAGTAGATGACGCAGGCACTGTCTGGCGCGCCGGGCGGACCCGGAGACACCACAATTCGCGTCCGATCGACTCCAGCTCTATAAGGCACAAGTTGTAAACGGACACCGTGTTGAAACGGGATGCTGTAGTCGTCAAACGGAAACAGCACTATCTGATTTGTACTGACGTGTTCAGGGTTATTTTTGATAATCATGTTGTAGGTATAGGTTATCAGATATTAGTTATCAGTAAAAAAGGATTCCAAGACACTTTGAGCGTTTCATTTTTGCCAAAAACTATTCCTTTGAGATCGCTGCGTAGATGAGAGGCTTAAGGGTTTGACTCAATTCGGAAAACGGGATATGCTGGGCAAGGGTGATTACCACCAATTCATCTCGCGGTGAAATCCAGAATTCGGTGCTTGCACCGCCAATCCAGCCGTATTCACCGATTTGTGAAGCCGGTATCCAGTTGGTTTGCTTGACGCGAACCGAGACCCCTAATCCGAAACCGAGTCCAGCATAACGTTCATCCGGTTTTTTATCGAGCGGTATCAAATGTTCTGGTAAATGGTTGCGCGTCATCAATTCGACAGATTCCGATGTCATCAACCGTTCGCCTTCAAGTACACCTTTGTCTGAGAGCATCAGACAAAAGCGAGCAAAATCAGTAGCGGTAGAGACCAAGCCGCCACCGGCAGATAAGAATTTCGGTTTCTGTGTAAAACTGTTTTTGGATATATGACCCGTTCCACCCTCCGGGGCATCAATGGTTTGCAAACCTCCCTCCGGTTTTGGACCGGACATACTTGCGAAACGCTCTATTTTTTCCTTCGGCACATAAAAACCGGTATCATGCATACCTAACGGTTGAAAGATCCGTTCTGCTAAAAACGCATCAAAAGGCTGACCGGAAGTTACTTCAATCAATCTTCCCAAAACATCTGCGGCGATGCTATAGTGCCATTTTGTTCCGGGTTGGTACAACAACGGAATCCTACCAAGCCTCTCGACCATTTCTTGCAGATCGCATTCATGCAGGAGGTGTAGCCCCGCCTCGCGATAGCGTTTGTCGATCGGTGTTTGTCCTGCCATGTATCGGGCAGCACCGGGCAGTCCGGCGGTGTGGCGCATCAGATCACAAACAGTCATGTCCCGATCCGCTTCAACCCATGTGAGTAATTCTCCATCTGTATCCGCTCCTACTTTCAGTCCACCTAATTCTGGTAGGTAGACTGAAACTGGGGCATCCAAATGCAGTTTTCCTGCCTCACAGAGCATCATGACTGCAGCAGCGGCGATCGGCTTGGTCATTGAATAGATACGGAAGATGGTATCTCTTTGCATCGACTTATCCGCTTCAAGGTCCATCGTGCCGAATGCCTCGAAGTATGCGATTTTACCACGCCGTGCTACAACCGTGACCGCACCCGCGAGTCCCTTTTCGTCAATAAACTTTTGCGAAGTCGTAGAAATACATGCAAGCCGTTTTGCTGAAAGTTCGACCTCATGGGGTGCAGCGATAAGGTTGGGATTTAGTGTTCCGGTGTCCATGATGCGTTCTTCTTTTTGCGGAAAGTTTTGGTGCTAAGGATTTACGAGTTTCTCCCGTTAAGGATACCACATCAGTGATAGAATGTCACATTTTTTGGGCACTATGCTTTGTTGGGTTACACAAGTGCGTTCAGGATCGGGAGCAAGGTACGTATAGTTGGGACATCTCGAAATGTGAAGCCGAACTGCGAGAAATATGTAGATGCTGCGAGTGCTTCCGCGATAAGTGGTTTTTTTTCCAACTCCTTTGAGACACCGAGGATAAGGGACACATCCGTCTGTTCAGCGAGGGTGTTAAGTCGCGCAATGAGGTGTCCTTGATGCCATGGATGAAATAATTCAATGACGGTTTCTACACCGCTTTTGTGAACGAGTTGATAGTCTGGAAAGCAGTAGAAGTCCCCCGGTAAAGGGATGAACTGACTTCCGGGACGGATCTGCCAGTCATCGGTTTTGTTACAGAGCATCGTCTGGAAGAGTTGGATATCTTCAGGGATATAGGCGAGGAACTGTCGTGAAATCGGTTTAACGCCACACGATTCGTTGAGCGATAATCCATAACCCTGTTTATTTCGGAACTGGATCTCCGCTGTAAGTTCCCATTTGGGTTGATGCAGCACCGCAAGGAAAAAATTCGCCAAATTCATGCCGTACCGTTTTGTTTTATAAAAGAGATTGAGCGGTCCGTCCACCGTAATCTGATAGACTTCGTTGTTTTCGGTTTTCTCTTTCTGGATTGTGGAAAGGAGCTGGTTGAATCTGAGATACTTGAACAGTTGACGAAGTTCGGCTGTCAGGGAGTCAGCGAGTTTTAGCGTGAGACTGTTGCTGTGGAGAAGCAACCCTTGAACCTGTGCGGCGTTATAACGGTGGAGCAAATGTTCAGCAGAAAGCGTCTTGAATGCCAAAACGGGTTGGCAACTCGGTAGGTCTGCATAGAGTTTAGCAGTCAGATTCTCCACTTCTATCGGAGCGACCTCTGGTCGCGACTCTTCTGTCGTCCCTAACACTTTACATTCTCCTGCAAGCGCGCACGCGGCTTGTGCATAATCTGTGTAATTTTCAAACTGTTCTTGTGAAAGCAAGCGGCTCGTCTCCGTGAAGAATTTTTGTCGAAACGCAATGAGTTCTTCGTTGGGCGTAGTATCAAACT
Coding sequences within it:
- a CDS encoding DUF790 family protein, with protein sequence MLTKDLLRYKTQNGQIHPQFIKPTDTKLLAIAEQLIAVFEESPDKPRATLLETSKHIIDSTAGPLIIKRGFEKLLLDRTEFDTTPNEELIAFRQKFFTETSRLLSQEQFENYTDYAQAACALAGECKVLGTTEESRPEVAPIEVENLTAKLYADLPSCQPVLAFKTLSAEHLLHRYNAAQVQGLLLHSNSLTLKLADSLTAELRQLFKYLRFNQLLSTIQKEKTENNEVYQITVDGPLNLFYKTKRYGMNLANFFLAVLHQPKWELTAEIQFRNKQGYGLSLNESCGVKPISRQFLAYIPEDIQLFQTMLCNKTDDWQIRPGSQFIPLPGDFYCFPDYQLVHKSGVETVIELFHPWHQGHLIARLNTLAEQTDVSLILGVSKELEKKPLIAEALAASTYFSQFGFTFRDVPTIRTLLPILNALV
- a CDS encoding beta-lactamase family protein — translated: MDTGTLNPNLIAAPHEVELSAKRLACISTTSQKFIDEKGLAGAVTVVARRGKIAYFEAFGTMDLEADKSMQRDTIFRIYSMTKPIAAAAVMMLCEAGKLHLDAPVSVYLPELGGLKVGADTDGELLTWVEADRDMTVCDLMRHTAGLPGAARYMAGQTPIDKRYREAGLHLLHECDLQEMVERLGRIPLLYQPGTKWHYSIAADVLGRLIEVTSGQPFDAFLAERIFQPLGMHDTGFYVPKEKIERFASMSGPKPEGGLQTIDAPEGGTGHISKNSFTQKPKFLSAGGGLVSTATDFARFCLMLSDKGVLEGERLMTSESVELMTRNHLPEHLIPLDKKPDERYAGLGFGLGVSVRVKQTNWIPASQIGEYGWIGGASTEFWISPRDELVVITLAQHIPFSELSQTLKPLIYAAISKE
- a CDS encoding ABC-F family ATP-binding cassette domain-containing protein gives rise to the protein MSLIRLENVTKLYDPDLILDDISVSIEHGDRLGLIGRNGTGKTTLLKIINGLLANFKGKVISAKGLRIGYLSQEPDLARDCTLRQEMLKVFEKRRALEDKMLLLAEEMETEEAPNLLASYARIQEQHERLGGYDYEHEINRILGGLGFSELDFNLPIGVLSGGQKSRATLAKLLLEKPDILLFDEPTNHLDINGIEWLENYLNVEYNGAVLVVSHDRYFLDKVVRKVWELEEHQIKIYRGNYSKYVETKRVEQLVAERSFKKQRAFIEHEEDFIRRNMAGQRTREAQGRQKKLNRLERVEKPKSDAATLSLSFTPETRGGNDILRCQNVGKAFGDKVIFADLNCEVYRRDVIGIIGANGTGKTTFFRMMLGDETPTEGEMWVGPTLKFGYYAQELEGLNPDNEIIDEISALRPKHTQGEIRSFLSKFLFSGDDVFKRIGNLSGGEQSRVLLAKLLLANANVLLLDEPTNHLDIPAREALEAALAEYPATLFIISHDRYLLNNLATKLLIFDGKPGGTAELFKGNYAEYAAQQQLRKSRDHDHRDGVLPTASQVNQPTQNNQETQHTQTNAPKPKSKSKRKRKMKAQRLVGSN
- a CDS encoding MarR family transcriptional regulator, with amino-acid sequence MSKDQEFHNEIDVVMRVMRHAQAAVKSRFIQEVVPNRLTIVQFNALQHLHWYGREAGMSVSELGEHLGLAHNTTSALVSRLERHGWVVRRKCDEDRRRARIRLTPQSEQLFREGVAHATNFWESTFGQLSPQEQENLIESLKRLKQVMAKPVWPSYSQLHPRDADHLQKRFEADLDELAQAKLKLVGMRLILAQIAEKRNEHELAAYLNQAASEEIRHTNQLLAMLGHGENFERLLSSLIHEDTLVYEELLSLLETNSNTEEDEDLIVLQQMVQDSQRYKRWFRSVHKQTNQ
- a CDS encoding homoserine kinase; this translates as MARYTTLSPTELDRIVSQYLIGTALKLEEIPGGFGNSNFKLTTTDGEFLLKICDEKDSIELNMQITLLQHLHQHAYPTVYPIPTKDQKHLTQETFGSVMLYPFLQGEQPESSPGTLAQLGEALAKLHCTPPIAGLPRFAMGISQMIPFFEEIHGTPFATHPFVESLKSQLESMEPQLNAPLPMGLLHGDLFLDNALFDGDQMVAILDFEEGCYDTLLIDVGMTLIGCCYTPENQLNLEAAQRFLDAYNALRPLTENERQCLDCFVHYAALSIAFWRFRQFNIRRPDPHRANTYQEMITRSAQFKLRDTTHYLKVGASAS
- a CDS encoding tetratricopeptide repeat protein produces the protein MALLYGLNKLPLSGLMLITGLMLCFTACGPKAIPYSQSTDAPEPNSVAVAHYNWGMAYANDGDFGQAIMELSLAIENEPGWVMPFFTLGVVYGNLGELDKAIQAWERATQLDADFAKAHYNLAVAYSHRAEKGLSIASLREAIRVDKAALSAAKTEPAFDHIRNSPEFQELEKDTESN